The window TCCGGCATCGCCATTTCTTACCATCCGTTCGTCGACACCGTCCTGGTTCAAGTTCAAGGTTGATCTTACTGTCACATAATGAGCTGCTGCAACCAGGAACTGGGAAAAAAATAACACGGGATTCAGATCATCAAAtacaatatgaaaaatttgtATTCTACACCACGAACTAGAATGATTTTACTAATAAAAGTAGTCTTTATCAAATGGACTATGAGCAGTAAATATTGTGTCAAAAGTAATCTTCATCAAATGTTGGTTGCACAGTTCATTGTTAAAAACCTTGAAGAACACTGTTAGGAGAGAACCCAAGACTGGGAGATGCAATCTTCTGGATATTGGGATCGTTTCTTCCAGCGTTGTTACGGCTCTTGCTGCAATTGTCACGAAAATTCATATTGCAAATGTCTTTCAAGTCGGCTATATAGCCGGTGGAGATGCTGTTAGTAGCATTTGGATTTACACTGGGAACTGTTGTAATACATGTAGCCGTGGTGTTGGGGGCACTGGCAGGAACCATTCTGTTGGTTTTAGTTGCATCAGCACAGCTGGTAACAATGGCCGCTGTACCGTGCATGCTGCCAGTAATGGTTTCAGTAACTGATTTAGTACGAGTATCAGAAACGGTTTTGGGGCCAGGGACTGCAGCTTCCACAGGAAGAAAGGGAATGGCAGTGGTAAAATTACAACTTGAGtgatttttggttttgatatTCCCACAAATGGTGGAGGTAGGAACATCAAGAGTACATCTAGCATCTCTGTCTGGAATATTGAGTTGAATTCTCTTCGATGGAGATTCATTTTCTGAAGCTTCCACAGGCTTTCTTGAACGCTGTCGGCCTCTATGCATGTGCCGCTCACAGTATTTCTGATGTGGAACAGTATTCCGGCTACATCTCCATTTCTTCCCATCAGTCCTCCTACATCTCCCTGGTTCAGGATCCATCATACTTCTGTAATCAAATCCCACAGGACTGAATCCTATAACTGCAGACAATTaataaagagaaacaaaatttacaagcaaattgaaaaaagattgGTTCAAAATGCAAAACCCCACTCATTCTGATCATTATCCATGTTTTCAAAACAGAAGAGCACCTCATTAGacaattgaaataaaattattctgAAATTGCTCTTGTTGAATCCTCAAAAAACTCAGCTGTCCAACAAAGATGCCCTGCCCCCTAACCCAACACACACACTCCTATGGTAAGAGAATAATTTGGAGGGCAAATATGTATTTCCCCAGATGGTAGTATATTCAACTGATAATTCATTGTTGTCTCAGAGATACTGTAGAATCAATAGAGTCCAAGACTTGGATGTTTTATTGTGGCTATAATCttacaaacaataaaaattaataaatatcaacaatataaacgtaaagacaaaaaaaaaaaaaaacccaaagaGTATTCAATTTCCTAGTAAACAAAAAGTTCCATCCTAAGTCCAACCAATGGGTCACAGATAAAGGCTATGCCCaaacaaaataccaaaacaataaaacaaatacaacCGGTATGCATTGGCAAAAGGACAATGCACAAAAAGGTGATTTAGGCCGTTCGTCTCTGTTGAGATGTTTACATGAAACAAACCGCAGAGGCGGTAAGTTGACAAGACAAACACAGTTCAATCAACAAAAGAACATGACTAAATTCCAATTGAACAAGCACgaaatattttatcttaataacaataattcgCAGTTGTTCATTGAAACCTAACATCAGTGAAAAGAAATAGTTCTTACTTAATCAAGAATTTTCAGGCATGATTCTTGCATCAACATGATCAtcagaaatggaaaaataaatctcatgcaagattttaaaaaataaaaagaaatcgTTGCATTTGCTAGAATTACTTCACACGGAGATTTCCAGACGAACTCTTATTATCCAGATAGTACCTTGACAAATTCATTTAGACCGGATTTCATAATATATGAAATCTCCAGTATACCGGTCGTTTTCAAATTCAGAGCAACTAGACTGCAAAATCACAAATCgtgtttgaaatgaaataCGAAACAGAAACCAGCATCAATATCTCCAATTAACACAGCAGCATGAAATTAGAAACAGTTTTAGTTATCTTAAAGAATTAAACTCGCTTACAGCTACGGTAGCTCTCGTAGATACCATTGATATTAGAGCCCAAGGTCCTGGCAGCACTCTTCCAAATTGGAACGAGAAGGTGCGTAGGAACACGGACACCAGCAGCCAGATACTTGTGAATAAGAACTTGCTGCTCAAGCTCCTGCAATTGGCCAGCCGTAAGAATCGACTCCCTCGACCGACGAACAATCGAGTTCCTCTCGTTTCGACTTCCCGCCGAATTCGTACCAATCTGAAGACCGAGATTAATCGACGGCAACACCGGAGTCGATACCTCGTCGTTTTCCGACTGATTAACCTCCTTTTTCACCTCCATCATCATCACGGCCGTCGCCACCTCATCTGCCTTCCGCAGCCTTAATAATCCTCTCCCTAAACATTCACAACGAGCACAAATAAGAAGCAGAAGAATAAAAAGGTATagaacaacaaacaaaatacgTAACCAAAAATGGTGAGAATTGAAAAGaacagagagaaagagagagaaagagatacCAGTTTCTGAAGAAGGAAAGCTCTGAAGTGGATGAACTTCCATAGGAATTTCGGAAACATGAGCTCGATTATCAAAGCATTGCTGCAGGATTTTAAATGCAATGAAGATGAACAAATTTTTCAAATCGGAAAAAgccaaaaaactaaaacctctctctctctctctctctctttctatagAGAGAAAACAGAGAGAAGAGAGTTAAAGCAGGTGGCAGAGTTTTCTGACATATTTCagtcttttcttcttttcttaaaaaaaagttttttcattttggtccAATACTCTTCcttattccatttttcatcaaatacccttcattttccaattttttttatctttgcAAACTTATCCTTTCTTCCACTCATTTTAagtcattattttcatttctatatttttatttttaaatgataaattataaaaataaaaatatctaataaattttatctttttaatttactaaatttttatattttttaaaaaatacctcttaaagtttattaaacttttagttTCCAACATTACaataaatcttcaatttttttatttctttttgtagtttttcaacgttatttacattttcactctaaatttttaaaacatttatttattgtttttctttacaaaaaagaaaaaaaaagattatttattCCATTTCTATCCAAATTAACATTAGCGACTCaatgtaaaatttaatcaaagtacaaaaacaaatattcaatatttaaaaatacaaatactaAGATAAGTACATAtatcaaaatagaaatttaaattaagtttctACCTAAATTTTGTCGTAGattcttattatttgtttttaataaggtgatttaaattttgattttaaatgttaaacttgttttttccATCTTTACTAATAGTGTTTTTGGTATAATTGGGAGCATCAAATTTTAACAACACATCTTATAGTTATTAATACACccaattaattcaaaataattgtaattaatgatttaaatttttattttttgcttaaagtttaaaattatagatgATCATAGGTCCAAGTAGTCAATATAGTAAAGTGTCAAATGAATCTCAACGTTGATGAGTAAGAGTCAGACGAGTAGGCAGATAAATCgatattaacatttaaaaatactttttgaaaatccTCAATTTGAAACTTGTAAATTGGTCAGCTcgattttttggtttattatgCTCACCcgtaattaaaattaaaaattaactaaaaatataattttgttaaaaatgtcaaaattaaaagcataaatcttaaaatttatgcattaaatataaaaaaataacctcagattttaaattataacattttgaaacctTACAACTAAATactaattaaagttaaatcaCACAACTTAGACAGACGGAACTTTTGAACAtacgaataaaaaaaattattcaaattaatcattacaactataatttttttaaaaaaattgcatgttgatatttttaatataattttttaaaaaatatatttttaataataataaaataaattaaaatatttacgagagcaatagaaatttgttatatattataaatatttaataacttttcaatagatgttaaatattttgtgaaaattgctatttttgaaaaaatttattttctgaaaaagtaaaattaagaattatGGGAAACAGAAAGGtccaaaaatgaaataagggTTAACAGAGGGGCCAGATTGATAttggattttatttaattttgccTCCGGAAGGTATGATATACATCACAAGAATGGCGCGTTTGAAAAATTGTGCGTGTTTTACACGCCTCTAATGGTGGAACTGCCAGTCTTTTGCTTTTGTCAGAGCTGATAGAGCCAGTCACGCGCTCTTGTCGCCCTTGTTTACGTGGCGCCCATTCTCACAAGACACGTCATTCGTCGAGCCGTCTAATCACTCCCTCCTCCTGGGCCCTTTCTCTAATATTCTTCTCTCTTTGTCACTTTCTGTTTCTCAGTTTCCAAACTACGAAATCATCTGCTCTCACTAATTTGGAAAACCATCTCCTTTTTCGTTTTTCGTTTTTCCAAAA of the Cucumis sativus cultivar 9930 chromosome 3, Cucumber_9930_V3, whole genome shotgun sequence genome contains:
- the LOC101211224 gene encoding growth-regulating factor 9 → MEVHPLQSFPSSETGRGLLRLRKADEVATAVMMMEVKKEVNQSENDEVSTPVLPSINLGLQIGTNSAGSRNERNSIVRRSRESILTAGQLQELEQQVLIHKYLAAGVRVPTHLLVPIWKSAARTLGSNINGIYESYRSFIGFSPVGFDYRSMMDPEPGRCRRTDGKKWRCSRNTVPHQKYCERHMHRGRQRSRKPVEASENESPSKRIQLNIPDRDARCTLDVPTSTICGNIKTKNHSSCNFTTAIPFLPVEAAVPGPKTVSDTRTKSVTETITGSMHGTAAIVTSCADATKTNRMVPASAPNTTATCITTVPSVNPNATNSISTGYIADLKDICNMNFRDNCSKSRNNAGRNDPNIQKIASPSLGFSPNSVLQVPGCSSSLCDSKINLELEPGRCRRTDGKKWRCRRDVIPDQKYCALHMHRGSKKHLKPIQNAPVLAPCVASYGTMLPLVTTPLTKLEPATPNTNLSMSIQVDNKQRPTKARSNASSSSETTITDTTITG